In a single window of the Cumulibacter soli genome:
- a CDS encoding sensor histidine kinase, whose protein sequence is MRTSHSGRWPARSAWAIDAAVCIVAAILLLPATVDTLRSSDLSTFWSASVWVAVAALHTLVVLVRAFPRAAYVAAGVAMLILAFAPRLIYDGLQVPAAVLPSSLLFLYALYVFAQRCNSRTALAGLALALTGGIGISAHLAVADDWASDFGTGVPAVLILAAIALGGPIGAWALGRLRATRSAYLDELEQRARRTEEDRARQLADAAAAERARIAAEMHDVVSHSLAVIVSQAEGGRMIATDERSSEVLRTISDTGRTALNEMRTMLGVLSSTDDIRRDPPQPGVDDLERLAREAGATYAQTGSRRPVPASVGLAIYRIAQESLTNALKHGGGGANLELAYANPITLTITNPLGDEITDMGGNGLGIAGMRQRAEAVGGTLNAGATGDSWRVIAHLPKETT, encoded by the coding sequence ATGCGCACTTCTCATTCCGGTCGATGGCCCGCGCGCAGCGCGTGGGCCATCGACGCCGCCGTGTGCATCGTCGCTGCGATCCTGCTGCTTCCCGCGACCGTCGACACCCTCCGCAGCTCAGACCTCTCCACATTCTGGTCAGCGTCCGTGTGGGTGGCCGTTGCCGCGCTCCATACTCTCGTCGTGCTGGTCCGGGCGTTCCCCCGAGCGGCGTACGTCGCTGCCGGCGTGGCGATGCTAATCCTCGCGTTTGCTCCTCGACTGATCTATGACGGGCTTCAGGTTCCGGCCGCCGTACTGCCGTCCTCGTTACTTTTCCTCTACGCGCTGTATGTGTTCGCGCAGCGTTGCAACTCCCGAACGGCACTCGCCGGCCTCGCGCTCGCGTTGACTGGCGGCATCGGCATCAGCGCGCACCTCGCCGTTGCCGATGATTGGGCCTCAGACTTCGGCACTGGGGTACCAGCCGTGCTGATCCTCGCCGCCATCGCGCTCGGCGGTCCGATCGGAGCCTGGGCGCTGGGCCGGTTACGCGCGACACGCTCGGCCTATCTCGACGAGTTGGAGCAGCGGGCACGTCGTACCGAGGAGGACCGCGCCCGACAACTAGCAGATGCGGCCGCCGCGGAACGCGCACGCATAGCCGCCGAGATGCACGACGTCGTGTCGCATTCGCTCGCGGTGATCGTCTCGCAAGCCGAGGGCGGGCGAATGATCGCCACCGACGAACGAAGCAGCGAGGTACTGCGGACCATCAGCGACACAGGCCGGACGGCGCTCAACGAGATGCGCACGATGCTCGGCGTACTCAGCAGCACCGACGATATTCGTCGAGACCCGCCACAGCCGGGAGTCGATGATCTTGAGCGATTGGCACGTGAGGCCGGCGCGACGTACGCGCAGACCGGTTCGCGCCGACCGGTACCGGCATCGGTTGGACTCGCGATCTATCGAATCGCTCAGGAATCATTGACTAACGCGCTTAAGCATGGTGGCGGAGGCGCGAACCTCGAACTCGCCTACGCCAACCCGATCACGTTGACGATCACGAATCCGCTGGGTGATGAGATCACCGATATGGGTGGGAACGGGCTAGGGATCGCTGGCATGCGCCAGCGTGCCGAGGCGGTCGGTGGGACGTTGAACGCTGGCGCGACGGGTGACAGTTGGCGCGTTATCGCCCACCTTCCGAAGGAGACCACATGA
- a CDS encoding response regulator, whose amino-acid sequence MIRTALADDQPLMRGGVAMALESQPDIEVVWQADDGAQAIEANSRNPVDVIVMDVRMPVMDGIAATQRICESADSATRVLVLTTFDLDEHAFDALQAGASGFLLKDAPAEELIAAVRHVAAGDAVLAPTTTARLIQHFARPPDRRAPVDELDELSEREREITRLIARGLTNPEIAADLFLSEATVKTHVRSILRKLRARDRVQIVITAYEAGLV is encoded by the coding sequence ATGATCCGAACGGCGCTGGCGGATGACCAACCGCTGATGCGCGGTGGCGTCGCTATGGCTCTCGAATCGCAGCCCGACATCGAAGTGGTGTGGCAGGCCGACGACGGTGCACAAGCGATCGAGGCAAACTCGCGAAATCCGGTGGACGTGATCGTGATGGACGTACGGATGCCCGTGATGGATGGAATCGCCGCTACCCAGCGGATCTGCGAATCCGCGGACAGCGCAACCCGAGTTCTGGTGCTGACAACGTTCGACCTCGACGAGCACGCTTTTGACGCGCTGCAGGCTGGAGCCAGCGGGTTCCTCCTCAAGGACGCACCTGCCGAAGAACTGATCGCCGCGGTACGTCACGTCGCGGCCGGAGACGCCGTTCTCGCGCCCACGACGACGGCACGGCTGATTCAGCACTTCGCACGTCCCCCTGATCGGCGCGCGCCGGTGGACGAACTAGATGAACTATCCGAGCGCGAACGGGAAATCACTCGGCTCATCGCGCGTGGGCTGACTAATCCGGAGATCGCCGCCGATCTGTTCCTGTCTGAGGCGACGGTAAAGACTCACGTACGGTCGATTCTGCGCAAACTTCGGGCCCGCGATCGGGTACAGATCGTGATCACGGCGTACGAGGCGGGCCTGGTCTGA
- a CDS encoding enoyl-CoA hydratase-related protein codes for MTEPVLLIDEPLSKVRRLTLNRPQKRNALNDELRGSLFDAIREADRDPDISVIIIRGGGPCFSAGYDLSAGGNNGVERSIAKVDGWWSRHVVNNWFEMWDMATPIIAQVHGYCLAGGTELATACDLVYVAEDAAIGYPPVRLMSPPDMQWQTWMMGLRHGMEALLTGDSMTGIEAAERGFANRAHPLDELDDAVLAVAERITKVPLDLLALNKRSAHRAMEAMGIRHGIRNGADIQAMGFHQPASQEYMKSFKEKGVSAALSDRDRQFGDYRETDR; via the coding sequence ATGACTGAACCTGTGTTGCTCATCGACGAACCGCTGTCCAAGGTCCGGCGTCTCACGCTGAACCGACCCCAGAAGCGCAACGCGCTCAACGACGAACTGCGTGGCTCGCTGTTCGATGCGATCCGCGAGGCCGACCGCGATCCAGACATTTCCGTCATCATCATCCGCGGCGGCGGCCCGTGCTTCAGCGCCGGTTACGACCTGTCCGCCGGCGGCAATAACGGCGTCGAGCGATCGATCGCAAAAGTCGACGGCTGGTGGTCGCGGCACGTGGTGAACAACTGGTTCGAGATGTGGGACATGGCTACCCCGATCATCGCGCAGGTGCATGGTTACTGCCTCGCCGGCGGCACCGAGCTCGCCACGGCCTGCGACCTGGTGTACGTCGCCGAGGACGCCGCGATCGGTTACCCTCCGGTGCGGCTCATGTCACCGCCCGACATGCAGTGGCAGACCTGGATGATGGGCCTACGGCATGGCATGGAAGCGCTGCTCACCGGCGACTCGATGACCGGCATCGAAGCCGCCGAACGTGGGTTCGCCAACCGTGCGCACCCGCTGGACGAGTTGGACGACGCCGTACTCGCCGTCGCCGAACGGATCACGAAGGTACCGCTGGACTTGCTCGCGCTGAACAAGCGCTCGGCGCACCGCGCGATGGAAGCGATGGGCATTCGACACGGGATTCGTAATGGGGCAGATATTCAGGCGATGGGTTTCCATCAACCCGCATCGCAGGAATATATGAAGTCATTCAAGGAGAAGGGCGTGAGCGCTGCGCTCAGCGACCGCGATCGCCAATTTGGCGATTACCGCGAAACCGACAGATAG